The Osmia bicornis bicornis chromosome 11, iOsmBic2.1, whole genome shotgun sequence genome includes the window atCAGTTTTTTCTAACAATGATAGTAATATTCCAATAgtcaaaaaaataatttggaattaaaaataaattaatatttaaatactaatttgttaaataatattcaattttccaataaataatattttattatcatttcaGATATAAACACGAACGATGAAGATAAGCTGCTCCACACCTTGCATACAGTCAGCCGTTTATCCAATAAAGCAGCACGTCGAGTGTATTCAAACATAATGTTTCACTTAAGGGTCCTCAGCATAGATAATTTTAAAGCTTACATTAGTTCTGTGGcacaatttttacaattcaCAAATTACCTTCATACTTTAAAGcataaagaagaagagaatACGCCTAACATGAATAATACTACAAACGCGGAAGCGAAGAAAGTGAACTGATCATTAAAATGGCAGTTcattgaagaaaaatttctgtGAACACCATTGATTTCGTATTTATTTCCCGTATGcattatttatttcagtatATTGTACGTTTAAGaagtatttatataaaaagaaaatctatATATCTCCATCTTTTcgtaaaatcatttttgtcATTATAGtgtattctttttaattgtgtTGTATTTAGACGGTGcaacatatgtatgtacataataTAATAGTTTTCATATCTTTTATATATGCTATATATACACaagtgaaataaatttgagatgatgAAAcgaatttgtttatttaatgattattaatgtaaaaagaattattgatttttctatgatacaaatatgtataccgcagttcaccggagtccataactgcgaaaagaccaattttcgttcttcgcgcatctccagtacgcatcttcgccctgattggcgatactcccaaacgaagtggaaagcgattagcagagaGCTCGCTGTGTTCacccaccatcttccaacctacgcgtcgcagttatggactctggtgaactgcagtataccTACATATTCcccaatttaaattaattgcaattgcATAGTATGTACTATAAATAAGTGATAACAATGATTATCAATTATTTAAGCTATCAACATTGATAGCCAATTGTTCTGATAGGTTGTAAATatcaacatttattttttgttaatattcacAGCACCCAgggtttaaaaattatgtatctcaacaatttaataattaatgattactTTCAATAATGAGTTGCAGAGAATATAGGAGTTGTAACTGAAACAGttatgaatttatttctcttcAAGATTAATACCTAACATAAAATTGTGCAACTCATCTTTCACGAATCATCATAGTCATACCAAGTCATACTACGAAAATGAAATGACGATGACCTCCACGTCACAGACTATGCATACGTGTCTATTGGAGTGTACTATACATATATCTGCGCAGAAGCAGAAAAATATCCACCGATGTAGATATTTATCAAAGTACCCTGTaatctattattttcatttgtagATATGTATTTAAGTAATCATTTCATGTTTACCAGTGTCAATCGTTTGTTTACTTTAAATTAGGTTAGACTGTTCACCTATATACATTCTTCAATTTATTCAGTCATTTAAAATGATAATCGATAGATTAATTATGCATACAGAACACCTGACATGctctaaaaattttaatttgtaacaCTTAAGActatttgcaatttaaaaagTTCTTTAAACTGCATAGTAATTATAAATCCAATAATCCTGAAAACATTTGCTGCTAATTAAATAGATATCAGTTGTTTATAAGAAAATAAGTATCAGAATTTTATATTGGAAGATTCAGTGggaattgaattatttattttacaacaattattgaacaattattttacaattatttattattacaaacaCAATGggtttgattttaattatttctgcAGACTATAAAGGTGGGTAACTTTCTACAGCCCTGAGGTGCATCTACCCCCACCTACCgtcattttatattattgtacTTCTACGTAGATCTGTCTGAACCTGTCGTCTATCGTCAGTGTTATTGAATCTGTCGTGTGGGTTGTTGCTTACAAACGAGTCTATTACCGTTACTTCATTTTGCTAACTGTTGCATCAAGCACAGTAAGTATacatcaattttaataattaatgtttaattaaCCTCTTTCAGGTCTTTACTATAGATACTTAAATGTTGAGTGCATTCAAACTGTGGTTctataataacaatacacACTAATGCCACTGCtgtaacaataattaattttattggtattaatgaataaaagtttgaaaattattttaatatatgtatatttatgtCATTACTGTGAATCGTAAAAACTCATAATAAtgatgaataatgaataattacgtattttttattttttatttattaaccaTTAATAAATAAGCGAAACACTTGCAGTTTAAACGATGATTGTACTTTAATGAATATGTAACGGTATTATTACAGTCTTATttttaatcatatttttttatgcaTCATCGTCCTTGATTAACTGTTTGTCCgattatgtaaataattaaacattaatCCTTATTGACAACGTATATAAGAAGTGTAATATATCTGGCGAATATAATTGCATAGCATATcatctttaaataaatgactagATTACACGTTGTATAATGATCGATAATTCGATAACAGAATACCGTACTGGAATGCTGTTATCTTCAACAGTTATAAGATAGATTACAAAAATACTCATTTCtggtattttttattacataatgaattttaaatattgaaaatatcaaaattctCATTTTTTTCACCTTTTTGTATATTAAATGACAAGAGGAAATATATTAGCAGAGATAAATTCTTATAACTGAAAttccattttttaaatggacctgtgtatttttttttatcaattacttaataataattgtacatcggttattaattaattttcttaatattttgcTTACAAATTCACTGATTTATAGTAGAATAAAGCCCCTAAAAACATAAAGTACGGATGAAGGCCTGTCCACGCCGGAAGTGCCATAGTGCCGGAAGGATCCAAAATTGACCGCCATTGTTATAATATCCCGAaactaattaataaataaatactgaTTATAAATTCATATCATACAACTTTTgcataaacaatttttttgtaTCTTCAATATTTGAGGATATAATACCACAGGAATCGTGTATATTCCCGAAGACTATAGAACACGGTACGAGACATAATTATTGAGGTCAAAGTACAGAGTACGAATGCGAGCTATAAAATTGATTCATATTACGAATTTACAAGTTGCGATTCAACAGTTACATTTACAGGAAATAAATGTCTGATCATGGTACTTTTTAATATACGTTTTGTTTGTTTTCCAGCAAACGAAGCATGAATTATAAACACAATCTTGTAACAAGTTGAGTACCGTACAGCGATTTTGTCATTCACGACACTTGTATTTTTATGTGTTTCTGATTCGCATGAGTATGATTCGCGTGTTTTGCAaccattatttttatataaaatgaagcaattaaaattaaagctACTACTACATTTTATCTTATTCTGCAccctattatttatttatttatagatgTTCATAAATTAGTAATTGTTACATAGAGAATATAATTCCTAATGTACAATTTGTAATAtagtattaaattttttcagaaaaaatGGCAGAAGCCAAGGAAGTCACATGCAATGTTGTGTCAGAAGATACCCCACATCTTGAAGTCCTAGATCGTGTGAAAAATATTCCTGTTATACATTCAGCAATCGAGAAAACAGGATCTACATATTCTTATTTGAAAGATTCTAATCATTTGATCAACTGGGCACTCAGTTATGCTGAATCTGGCCTCCACTATGCTACTGCTACAGCTGCTCCCATTGCTGCACCTATAGctaaaaaatttgaaggacAAATCACTGCGGTAGATCAGAAATTGTGTGAAGGTTTAGATATAGTTGAAGAAAAAGTACCCATTATGAAAAAGCCTCCTCAACAGGTAAACTAAAATGTGGCATTAAAAAACACTTTACAGaataagtattatttttgtgacttgttttattttcgaatGTTTTGTTAAATGAATCTTTTAAAACTTAAAACCTATGTAATATTAAAGTATAAAAGTAACATGTTATTGCTTTCCTTTTAACACTATTAGTGGAGCTAGTCTCTCACCATTATGGTAATATTAAAGGAGTACTAAATATTGTTTATAGATTTATGATGCAGCCAAAGCAGTAATGAGCAGCTCCCTACAACCAACAATTGATAAACTGTACACTGCAAAAGAATCAGCAACCCAACAAGCATCCACGCTCAAAGAAATTAGTATAGTAAAGGCTAATGAATTGCTAAACACACAGTATGGAAATATGGCTGTACAAGGTGTAGATAATACAAGTGTTCTCATTAATCGTTTATTGGATCGCTATTTTCCACCAGTTGAAGGAGAAGAAAACAAACctggtatatatatattaaaaacttTAAGGAGAGataacatatatttttttttgtaaaattgaaaGACTACATTAtactttaaaatttttattatagttcCGGTGTCGGCTGATGAAAACAAAGTTTTACACGCAGTACAAACCATTGGTCAATTATCATCGAAAACTGCCAACAGAGTATACCATTCGGTCGCAGCACAATTAAAAACCGTGAAAAAAGAAGACGTGACATCGTACATATCTAACGTTGTATCTATACTTCATCTAACACATTTCTTAAGTTTAAATGACAAACAGAATGATAAGGAAGCACAAAGTCCAACAGAGGGAAATAAAGGGAACAAATAAATTGATGATATATTTGTGTTAGTATTTATATACTAATGTGTATAAGATTTTAttactaaaaatattattttatataatcttTTACAGAATAATTGTATATAAGTGAATGAATAGAACACCTAATATGGTAAATTGCTCTTTTTCAACTAGgaatgtgaaaaaaaaaatatctaaattcattttaatcattAGATTGCGGATGTTTATGCAATTATAACATATCAAAATATACAAAGTATATGTAaagctattaataatttatttgtcaATTATTTTACAGGCTGATTTTGAACATGGTAATCAACTAGTGGAATACAGTAAAATCTCTCTAGTTGTCCTTTTGTTGCCCTGCTCATAGTATCCACCGGTTTCGTCCTACGTCTAGGTATGTCTCATCCAACA containing:
- the LOC123988335 gene encoding lipid storage droplets surface-binding protein 2-like isoform X3: MNYKHNLVTKKMAEAKEVTCNVVSEDTPHLEVLDRVKNIPVIHSAIEKTGSTYSYLKDSNHLINWALSYAESGLHYATATAAPIAAPIAKKFEGQITAIYDAAKAVMSSSLQPTIDKLYTAKESATQQASTLKEISIVKANELLNTQYGNMAVQGVDNTSVLINRLLDRYFPPVEGEENKPVPVSADENKVLHAVQTIGQLSSKTANRVYHSVAAQLKTVKKEDVTSYISNVVSILHLTHFLSLNDKQNDKEAQSPTEGNKGNK
- the LOC123988335 gene encoding lipid storage droplets surface-binding protein 2-like isoform X1, which translates into the protein MNYKHNLVTKKMAEAKEVTCNVVSEDTPHLEVLDRVKNIPVIHSAIEKTGSTYSYLKDSNHLINWALSYAESGLHYATATAAPIAAPIAKKFEGQITAVDQKLCEGLDIVEEKVPIMKKPPQQIYDAAKAVMSSSLQPTIDKLYTAKESATQQASTLKEISIVKANELLNTQYGNMAVQGVDNTSVLINRLLDRYFPPVEGEENKPVPVSADENKVLHAVQTIGQLSSKTANRVYHSVAAQLKTVKKEDVTSYISNVVSILHLTHFLSLNDKQNDKEAQSPTEGNKGNK
- the LOC123988335 gene encoding lipid storage droplets surface-binding protein 2-like isoform X2 translates to MAEAKEVTCNVVSEDTPHLEVLDRVKNIPVIHSAIEKTGSTYSYLKDSNHLINWALSYAESGLHYATATAAPIAAPIAKKFEGQITAVDQKLCEGLDIVEEKVPIMKKPPQQIYDAAKAVMSSSLQPTIDKLYTAKESATQQASTLKEISIVKANELLNTQYGNMAVQGVDNTSVLINRLLDRYFPPVEGEENKPVPVSADENKVLHAVQTIGQLSSKTANRVYHSVAAQLKTVKKEDVTSYISNVVSILHLTHFLSLNDKQNDKEAQSPTEGNKGNK